The Verrucomicrobium spinosum DSM 4136 = JCM 18804 genome includes a region encoding these proteins:
- a CDS encoding cyclic nucleotide-binding domain-containing protein has translation MKEFAFIHEHGQVPEALRSVPFLGSFSEEQLDDVLNSSSYIQCEVGDAIIQEGAVDSRIYILLSGAMEVRKDGKSLVTITRPGEIFGELALVNEDTRSATVVAAKPSVCLAVDQKFLQDIKPREEYPAFYAALFEFIARITASRLQNTSRRLSELELEVKLLRGQLEEQSGKAEGNPVPAPKASRTKAAPTRRPVSAKRKPLAKAKPAARGKTRR, from the coding sequence ATGAAAGAATTCGCGTTTATTCACGAGCATGGCCAAGTGCCCGAAGCGCTCCGGTCCGTGCCCTTTTTGGGCTCGTTCAGCGAGGAGCAGCTGGATGACGTGCTGAATTCAAGCAGCTACATTCAGTGCGAAGTGGGCGACGCGATCATTCAAGAAGGCGCGGTCGATTCCCGCATTTACATCTTGCTGAGCGGGGCCATGGAAGTCCGCAAGGATGGCAAGAGCCTCGTGACGATCACCCGCCCCGGCGAAATCTTTGGCGAACTGGCGCTCGTCAACGAAGACACTCGGTCCGCCACCGTCGTGGCCGCCAAGCCTTCCGTTTGCCTGGCAGTGGACCAGAAATTCCTGCAGGACATCAAGCCCCGTGAGGAGTATCCCGCCTTCTATGCGGCGCTCTTTGAGTTTATCGCCCGCATTACCGCCTCCCGCCTCCAGAACACATCCCGTCGGCTTTCAGAGCTGGAGCTGGAAGTCAAACTCCTGCGCGGGCAGTTGGAGGAGCAATCTGGCAAAGCGGAGGGCAACCCTGTGCCCGCCCCCAAAGCCTCCCGCACGAAGGCCGCTCCGACGCGTCGGCCCGTCAGCGCCAAGCGCAAGCCCCTCGCCAAGGCGAAGCCAGCAGCTCGCGGCAAGACCCGCCGGTAA